One genomic region from Prunus persica cultivar Lovell chromosome G3, Prunus_persica_NCBIv2, whole genome shotgun sequence encodes:
- the LOC18783226 gene encoding uncharacterized protein LOC18783226 — MPLPSGDFVKINVDGGWIGDTLKGGVGVVIRNTGGQFVRGLAGPIFCNSALAAEAYSAIKGLALSANLGFRDVIVETDSKLLINGINGDFRNKVWSIMLLEALHRICDSMHDVGWSWVHRDLNRAAHEAAMIGVRAMELESWVSRPPLSLVQVLVSDGLPCPP, encoded by the coding sequence ATGCCACTACCTTCAGGtgattttgtgaaaataaatGTGGATGGAGGATGGATTGGTGACACTCTGAAAGGTGGCGTTGGTGTAGTTATTAGAAATACTGGTGGTCAATTTGTTAGGGGTTTAGCTGGTCCTATTTTCTGCAATTCAGCATTAGCAGCGGAAGCTTATTCAGCAATTAAAGGGCTTGCTTTGTCTGCTAACCTTGGCTTTAGAGATGTCATTGTTGAAACTGACTCAAAATTGCTTATTAATGGGATAAATGGTGACTTTAGAAACAAAGTGTGGTCCATTATGCTCCTTGAGGCGCTTCACAGAATCTGTGATTCTATGCATGACGTTGGATGGAGCTGGGTGCATAGAGATTTAAATCGTGCGGCTCATGAGGCAGCCATGATTGGAGTTAGAGCTATGGAGCTGGAAAGCTGGGTCTCACGACCACCATTGTCTCTAGTGCAAGTTCTGGTCTCAGATGGACTCCCATGTCCTCCTTAG